Proteins encoded by one window of Culicoides brevitarsis isolate CSIRO-B50_1 chromosome 2, AGI_CSIRO_Cbre_v1, whole genome shotgun sequence:
- the LOC134828462 gene encoding endocuticle structural glycoprotein ABD-4-like produces the protein MIGKTILITFFAAFAAAAELGHLVPAPAAVAVVDEAPLLQVNPAIAPEPRILSDGEQIPILRNEQDILPDGSYTYAYETGNGIQASAQGTVKRIEDEDVVVATGEYSYTDPEGNLIRVTYIADENGFQPQGDHLPQAPEVPIAIQRALAFLATAEPYTEERSANKKK, from the exons atgaTCGGAAAA acCATCCTCATTACTTTCTTCGCTGCCTTCGCCGCCGCTGCTGAACTCGGGCATCTTGTACCAGCTCCAGCTGCCGTTGCCGTTGTCGACGAAGCTCCTTTGCTTCAAGTGAATCCCGCAATAGCTCCCGAGCCACGCATCTTGAGCGACGGCGAACAAATCCCCATTTTGCGCAACGAACAAGACATCCTTCCCGACGGTTCTTACACGTACGCTTACGAAACCGGAAATGGTATCCAAGCCAGCGCTCAAGGAACCGTGAAACGCATCGAAGATGAAGATGTCGTTGTTGCCACAGGCGAATACAGTTACACCGATCCCGAAGGCAACTTGATCCGTGTCACTTACATTGCCGACGAGAATGGTTTCCAACCACAAGGCGATCATTTGCCACAAGCTCCCGAAGTCCCAATTGCCATTCAACGTGCCTTGGCTTTCTTGGCAACAGCTGAGCCCTACACCGAGGAACGTTCTGCCAACAAGAAGAAGTAA
- the LOC134831298 gene encoding collagen alpha-2(IX) chain-like, whose translation MRNLFITWAILCFVLVAKAQNDGKYRPTNDGKYVPRDDGKYRRPKEGVYYHVVGPEGGFGGEGGFGGEGGFGGKGGFGPNGPPGPTGPPGPPGPFGPPGPPGFPGRGPPAPSRPPATYLPPVTKTTVAIEKVTVTELPINENENSIVIDEEPSEQVSITPKPFYTTTKTPKQESCAHSDQNFQFHRQDGYYCLCGSLSFHQHKNHQADEL comes from the exons ATGAGGAATTta TTCATAACTTGGGCAATTCTGTGCTTTGTGTTAGTCGCAAAAGCgcaaaatgatggaaaatatCGACCTACAAACGATGGAAAATATGTTCCGCGTGACGATGGAAAGTACAGAAGGCCTAAAGAGGGCGTTTATTATCATGTTGTCGGGCCTGAGGGAGGATTTGGCGGAGAAGGCGGTTTTGGGGGAGAAGGAGGCTTTGGAGGAAAAGGAGGATTTGGACCTAATGGTCCTCCAGGACCTACAGGACCTCCTGGGCCTCCGGGTCCTTTTGGTCCTCCGGGACCTCCTGGATTTCCCGGCAGAGGTCCTCCAGCGCCATCTAGACCTCCAGCGACGTATTTGCCGCCTGTAACAAAAACAACTGTCGCTATCGAAAAAGTTACCGTAACCGAACTTCCAATTAATgagaatgaaaattcaatCGTAATCGATGAAGAGCCCTCAGAACAAGTTTCGATCACACCCAAACCTTTTTACACGACAACAAAAACTCCGAAACAGGAATCTTGTGCTCATAGTGATCAAAACTTCCAATTTCATCGCCAAGATGGATATTATTGCTT atgtggttctctttcttttcatcaacataaaaatcatcaagcgGATGAATTGTAG